From the genome of Nitrospiria bacterium, one region includes:
- the groL gene encoding chaperonin GroEL (60 kDa chaperone family; promotes refolding of misfolded polypeptides especially under stressful conditions; forms two stacked rings of heptamers to form a barrel-shaped 14mer; ends can be capped by GroES; misfolded proteins enter the barrel where they are refolded when GroES binds), translated as MAKQMLFSESARGAVLRGVNQLTEAVKATLGPKGRNAMIDKKFGAPTITKDGVTVAKEIELKDPYENMGAQLVKEVASKTSDAAGDGTTTATVLAWSIFKEGVKSVSAGANSMELKRGIDRAVDVVIDELKKLSRPCQTKKEIAQIGTISANSDKTIGELIAEAMEKVGKDGVITVEEAKSMTTTLDVVEGMQFDRGYLSPYFVTDPERMECTLEDPFILIHEKKISAMKDLLPILEQIARMGKPFVIIAEELEGEALATLVVNKLRGTLHCAAVKAPGFGDRRKEMLEDIAVLTGGQVISEDLGLKLENVKVTDLGRAKRINIDKDNTTIIEGAGDQGKIQGRVKQIKARIEETTSDYDREKLQERLAKIVGGVAVINVGAATETEMKEKKARVEDALHATKAAVEEGIVPGGGVALLRCIPVLEKLKLEGDQQVGVSIVKRALEEPIRQIVINAGFEGSVVVERTRKEKTNVGFDAVSETYVDMVEAGIIDPTKVTRTALQNAASVAALMLTTEVMVAELPEEKKTPPMMPGGGGMEGMY; from the coding sequence ATGGCAAAGCAGATGTTGTTTAGCGAGTCCGCCCGCGGGGCCGTTCTTCGGGGTGTCAACCAATTGACGGAAGCGGTCAAGGCCACGCTGGGACCGAAGGGAAGAAATGCGATGATCGACAAGAAATTCGGCGCGCCGACCATCACCAAAGACGGCGTCACCGTGGCCAAGGAGATCGAGCTCAAAGATCCGTACGAGAACATGGGGGCTCAGCTCGTCAAGGAAGTGGCCAGCAAGACCAGCGATGCGGCCGGAGACGGAACGACGACCGCGACCGTGCTCGCCTGGTCGATCTTCAAAGAGGGCGTCAAGAGCGTGTCGGCCGGCGCCAATTCCATGGAACTGAAGCGGGGCATCGATCGGGCGGTCGACGTCGTCATCGACGAGTTGAAGAAATTGTCCCGACCCTGCCAGACCAAGAAAGAGATCGCGCAGATCGGCACCATTTCGGCCAACAGCGACAAAACCATCGGCGAGTTGATCGCCGAGGCCATGGAAAAAGTCGGCAAAGACGGGGTGATCACGGTCGAGGAGGCCAAGAGCATGACCACGACGCTGGATGTGGTCGAGGGGATGCAGTTCGACCGAGGATACCTATCGCCCTACTTCGTCACCGATCCGGAACGGATGGAATGCACGTTGGAGGATCCCTTTATCCTGATCCATGAAAAGAAGATCAGTGCCATGAAAGACCTGCTTCCCATTCTGGAACAGATTGCACGGATGGGTAAGCCGTTCGTGATCATTGCCGAGGAGCTGGAGGGAGAGGCCCTGGCCACGCTCGTGGTGAACAAGCTTCGCGGAACGCTTCATTGTGCGGCCGTGAAGGCCCCGGGATTCGGGGATCGGCGCAAGGAGATGCTGGAAGACATCGCCGTCCTGACCGGCGGACAGGTCATCTCGGAAGATCTCGGTTTGAAGCTTGAGAACGTCAAGGTCACGGATCTCGGCCGGGCCAAGCGGATCAACATCGATAAGGACAACACGACGATCATCGAAGGGGCCGGGGATCAGGGAAAGATCCAGGGTCGGGTGAAGCAGATCAAGGCCCGGATCGAAGAGACCACCTCGGATTACGATCGCGAGAAGCTCCAGGAACGGCTGGCCAAGATCGTCGGCGGCGTGGCCGTGATCAATGTGGGCGCGGCGACCGAGACCGAAATGAAGGAGAAGAAGGCCCGCGTCGAGGACGCCCTTCACGCGACGAAGGCCGCGGTGGAAGAGGGGATCGTTCCGGGCGGCGGCGTGGCGCTTCTCCGTTGCATCCCGGTCCTGGAAAAACTCAAGCTCGAGGGGGATCAGCAGGTCGGCGTGTCGATCGTCAAACGCGCCCTCGAGGAACCCATTCGTCAGATCGTGATCAATGCGGGGTTTGAAGGTTCGGTGGTGGTGGAGCGGACCCGCAAGGAGAAGACCAACGTCGGTTTTGATGCCGTCAGCGAGACCTATGTGGACATGGTCGAGGCCGGAATCATCGATCCGACCAAGGTCACCCGAACGGCCCTTCAGAACGCGGCGAGCGTGGCCGCACTGATGTTGACCACCGAGGTGATGGTGGCCGAGCTGCCGGAAGAAAAGAAAACGCCTCCCATGATGCCCGGCGGTGGCGGAATGGAAGGGATGTACTAA
- the trxA gene encoding thioredoxin, whose amino-acid sequence MAKPLKVDSKSWDQEVLKGDGLTMIDFWAVWCGPCQMIAPVVDELAQEYEGRLRVFKLNTDENPDVASRYQIMGIPTLLFFKDGKPVDKIVGAAAKKQFKDKIDSLLAGK is encoded by the coding sequence ATGGCAAAACCGCTGAAGGTGGATTCGAAAAGCTGGGATCAGGAGGTGTTAAAGGGCGATGGGCTCACCATGATTGATTTCTGGGCCGTGTGGTGCGGACCGTGCCAGATGATCGCTCCCGTCGTGGACGAACTGGCCCAGGAATACGAAGGTCGCTTGCGTGTCTTCAAGCTCAACACGGATGAAAATCCCGACGTGGCCAGTCGCTACCAGATTATGGGCATCCCGACCCTTCTTTTCTTCAAGGATGGAAAGCCGGTCGATAAGATTGTGGGCGCGGCGGCGAAAAAGCAGTTCAAGGACAAGATCGATTCGCTTCTGGCCGGGAAGTAA
- the recN gene encoding DNA repair protein RecN encodes MLRELRIQNFAIIDRLEIRFHEQLNVLTGETGSGKSIVVDAVDLLLGGRASSEQIRTDCDEAVLEAAFEVSREGPLAAQLREMDLSDGSGDELVIRRVVGRAGKSRAQVNGRLVSIGQLQQLGNGLVDIHGQHEHQSLLKPEQQLYLLDAFGKLLPRREEFHRRYLAFRKIQTELSELGTQESDRSRREDYLRFQIQEIETAHLSPGEDVRLEQERNLLANAERLAVLSEEAYQHLYAADGAIAAQLARVETAVNELARTDERMKDVSTACSEASAQLREVAGRLRDYKDGIEYDPKRLEQVEERLYGMASLKKKYAPTLEGILTFLQKAREELGALDTHDERLKSLRRAEEEARAKCADLAQQLTRERTRGARSLEKKVEQELARLKMGRTKFKIRVEPRPGAEDLEPTGADLIEFLVSPNPGEELKALARIASGGELSRLMLSIKSILAGVDRVPTLIFDEVDAGIGGGVAEVVGQRLKELARHRQVLCITHLPQIASQAALHFTVEKLLSNGRAVTRIKRLEREDRVEEIARMLGGRELTPTAFQHAREMLDLAAH; translated from the coding sequence ATGCTGCGCGAGCTGCGCATTCAAAACTTCGCCATTATCGACCGTCTCGAAATTCGGTTTCACGAGCAGCTCAACGTCCTGACCGGGGAGACCGGGTCGGGGAAGTCCATCGTGGTGGATGCCGTGGATCTGCTGCTGGGCGGCCGCGCGTCCTCCGAACAGATCCGCACCGATTGCGACGAGGCCGTCCTGGAGGCGGCCTTTGAAGTTTCGAGGGAAGGTCCGTTGGCCGCCCAGCTCCGGGAGATGGATCTTTCGGATGGGTCGGGGGATGAGCTGGTCATCCGCCGCGTCGTCGGCCGCGCCGGGAAAAGCCGCGCCCAGGTCAATGGCCGCCTCGTTTCCATCGGACAACTCCAGCAGTTGGGCAATGGGCTGGTGGATATTCACGGTCAGCATGAACACCAGTCGCTTCTCAAACCGGAGCAGCAGCTGTATCTTCTCGATGCGTTCGGAAAGCTGCTTCCCCGCCGGGAGGAATTTCATCGCCGGTATCTCGCCTTTCGAAAAATACAAACGGAGCTTTCCGAGCTGGGAACCCAGGAGAGCGACCGTTCCCGGCGCGAGGACTATCTAAGATTCCAGATTCAAGAAATCGAAACGGCCCACCTTTCACCGGGCGAGGATGTCCGCCTGGAGCAGGAGCGTAACCTTCTGGCCAATGCCGAACGGCTGGCGGTGCTGTCGGAAGAGGCCTATCAGCACCTCTATGCGGCGGACGGAGCCATCGCCGCCCAGCTCGCGCGCGTCGAGACCGCGGTGAATGAACTGGCCCGGACGGACGAGAGGATGAAGGACGTTTCGACGGCGTGCTCCGAGGCCTCGGCGCAGCTCCGGGAGGTCGCGGGACGATTACGGGATTACAAGGATGGGATTGAATACGATCCGAAGCGTCTGGAGCAGGTCGAAGAACGGTTGTATGGGATGGCCTCTCTCAAAAAGAAATACGCCCCGACCCTCGAGGGAATTTTGACCTTCCTTCAGAAGGCGAGGGAGGAGCTCGGCGCCCTTGACACGCACGATGAACGTCTCAAATCCCTGCGACGCGCGGAGGAAGAGGCGCGCGCGAAATGCGCGGATCTGGCCCAACAACTGACCCGGGAACGAACCCGGGGGGCGCGCTCGCTCGAGAAAAAAGTCGAACAGGAACTGGCCCGATTGAAGATGGGCAGGACGAAATTTAAGATCCGGGTCGAACCCCGGCCGGGGGCCGAAGATCTTGAACCGACCGGGGCGGACCTGATCGAGTTCCTCGTGTCGCCCAATCCGGGGGAGGAACTCAAAGCGCTGGCCCGGATCGCGTCGGGCGGGGAGTTATCCCGTCTGATGCTTTCTATAAAATCCATTCTCGCGGGCGTCGACCGCGTGCCGACCCTGATTTTTGACGAGGTGGACGCCGGGATCGGAGGCGGTGTGGCCGAGGTCGTGGGCCAGCGATTAAAGGAGCTGGCCCGACACCGTCAGGTTTTGTGCATCACGCACCTTCCCCAGATCGCCAGCCAGGCCGCCCTGCACTTTACGGTCGAAAAGTTGCTGTCCAACGGTCGCGCGGTCACGCGGATCAAGCGCTTGGAAAGGGAGGACCGGGTTGAGGAGATCGCCCGGATGCTGGGCGGTCGCGAGCTGACGCCGACGGCTTTTCAACACGCCCGGGAGATGCTGGACCTCGCGGCGCATTGA
- a CDS encoding HD domain-containing phosphohydrolase: MESRQSILIVDDEAGPREALNMILKPFYGVYNAESGHQALELLRRTSVDLVILDLKMPGLQGTDILREIKQEKSHVEVVILTGYGSLKTAVDAIRQGAADYLLKPFNVTEIISVINRILAQKMRRDYLANFLGELGEMVGYDSTIDKVRRAMTDQPDFLESLKDVFDRVKEPRDSSRSVNHLEFVRVLSETLEGKDPFTHGHSSRVNYYSNLLAQKLDLSQEELRDLQVGAYLHDIGKLGVDTKIIYKQGPFTREELLLMRKHPEIGVELVSPIGLSHRVTSIIRHHHEFYDGSGYPDGLKGEAIPLITRIVSTSESFDAMVTDRPYRKALPLNEIIAELKRFAGVQFDPYLVQLLLQIIEEKGEDIFPKPFQLHETEPIAHE, translated from the coding sequence ATGGAATCACGACAGAGTATCCTGATCGTCGACGATGAAGCGGGTCCGCGCGAAGCGTTGAATATGATCCTGAAACCGTTCTACGGTGTCTACAACGCCGAGAGCGGTCATCAAGCCTTGGAGCTGTTGCGAAGAACGAGCGTGGACCTTGTGATTCTGGATCTCAAGATGCCGGGACTGCAAGGCACGGACATCCTCCGTGAAATCAAGCAGGAAAAAAGTCATGTCGAAGTGGTGATCCTGACGGGTTACGGAAGCTTGAAAACCGCCGTGGACGCCATCCGTCAGGGGGCCGCGGATTATCTTTTGAAACCGTTCAATGTCACCGAGATTATTTCCGTCATCAACCGGATCCTGGCCCAAAAAATGCGGCGGGATTACCTCGCGAACTTTCTCGGCGAATTGGGCGAGATGGTCGGCTACGACAGCACGATAGATAAGGTGCGCCGCGCGATGACCGATCAACCTGACTTCCTGGAATCGCTGAAGGACGTGTTCGACCGGGTTAAGGAACCACGCGATTCATCCCGGTCGGTAAACCACCTTGAATTTGTGAGGGTCCTGTCGGAAACCCTCGAGGGCAAGGATCCCTTTACCCATGGCCATTCGAGCCGGGTCAATTACTACTCCAACCTGCTGGCCCAGAAATTGGACCTGAGCCAGGAGGAGCTGCGCGACCTTCAGGTCGGCGCCTACCTCCACGACATCGGCAAGCTGGGAGTGGATACGAAGATCATTTATAAACAGGGGCCCTTCACGAGGGAAGAGCTGCTCCTGATGCGCAAGCACCCCGAGATCGGGGTCGAGCTGGTGAGTCCCATCGGGCTCTCGCACCGGGTGACCTCCATTATCCGGCACCACCACGAATTCTATGACGGAAGCGGTTACCCGGACGGATTGAAAGGAGAAGCGATCCCCCTCATCACAAGGATTGTATCGACCTCGGAAAGCTTCGACGCCATGGTAACGGACCGACCGTATCGAAAAGCCCTCCCCCTGAACGAGATTATCGCCGAACTGAAGCGATTCGCCGGCGTCCAGTTTGATCCATATCTGGTGCAGCTCCTGCTCCAAATTATCGAGGAAAAGGGGGAAGATATTTTCCCCAAACCCTTTCAACTTCACGAAACCGAACCCATCGCCCACGAATGA
- a CDS encoding sigma-54 dependent transcriptional regulator, producing MKNILIVDDEAAVADSLKIALKPAYRFVWASDGEEALTLFHRNQIHLILLDIVLPGLDGLTLLKRFREVEPSLPIVMLTATRLVKTAVEAMKMGATDYIGKPFDIEELRLTIDKAIAAHELEREVHYLRAEVGKKYHFDNLVGKSRAIREVFLKIEQVADTKTTVLVTGESGTGKEMVARALHYNSPRRDKPFVALNCASIPDSLIESELFGYEKGAFTDASARKLGQFEAANGGTLFLDEIAELSPVTQAKLLRVLQSKEFVRVGGTQTIEVDVRLIAATNKDLEDAIRRKTFREDLYYRIHVLPIHLPPLRERKEDIPPLANHFLAKKAHDDGRTAKTLSKEALAYMMRYDWPGNVRELENVIEQSVTLSSGPIIGPGDLPMQVQTRRRTNTLKDKAVGGQVSLSDAVKSFEREIIQSALQKTNYIQTRTARLLGITRRVLKYKMDALGITPPGHTLHSSAKIPSRRERTG from the coding sequence ATGAAAAACATTCTGATCGTGGACGATGAAGCGGCCGTTGCCGATTCCCTCAAGATCGCCCTCAAACCGGCCTATCGTTTCGTATGGGCCTCCGACGGGGAAGAGGCCCTCACGCTTTTCCACCGCAACCAGATCCACTTGATTCTTTTGGACATCGTCCTTCCGGGCCTGGACGGTCTGACCCTGTTGAAACGCTTTCGTGAAGTCGAACCCTCTCTCCCCATCGTCATGCTTACCGCCACCCGCTTGGTGAAAACGGCCGTGGAGGCGATGAAAATGGGGGCGACGGACTACATCGGCAAGCCGTTTGACATCGAAGAGCTCCGATTGACCATCGATAAGGCCATTGCCGCTCACGAACTGGAACGCGAGGTGCACTATCTTCGGGCGGAAGTGGGCAAAAAATACCATTTCGACAACCTTGTCGGAAAGAGCCGGGCCATACGGGAGGTTTTCCTGAAAATCGAACAGGTGGCGGATACCAAGACCACGGTCCTCGTCACCGGAGAGAGCGGCACGGGGAAGGAAATGGTGGCGCGCGCGCTTCACTACAACAGCCCCCGACGCGACAAGCCCTTCGTGGCCTTGAACTGCGCCTCCATCCCCGACAGCCTGATCGAAAGCGAGCTTTTCGGCTACGAGAAGGGTGCTTTTACGGATGCCTCCGCCCGAAAGCTCGGCCAGTTTGAAGCGGCCAACGGGGGAACCTTGTTTCTGGACGAGATCGCCGAGCTCAGTCCGGTCACCCAGGCCAAGCTGCTCCGTGTACTTCAGTCCAAGGAGTTCGTTCGAGTCGGAGGAACGCAGACCATCGAGGTGGATGTGCGCCTGATCGCGGCGACGAATAAAGACCTGGAGGACGCCATCCGCCGCAAGACCTTTCGCGAAGACCTTTATTACCGAATCCATGTCCTGCCCATCCATCTGCCCCCGCTGCGCGAACGGAAGGAAGACATTCCGCCGCTGGCCAATCATTTCCTGGCCAAGAAAGCGCACGACGATGGACGAACCGCGAAAACATTGAGCAAGGAGGCCCTGGCCTACATGATGCGCTATGACTGGCCCGGGAACGTACGGGAACTTGAAAACGTCATCGAGCAATCCGTGACGCTTTCCAGCGGCCCGATCATCGGCCCGGGCGACCTGCCCATGCAGGTTCAAACGCGTCGGAGGACCAACACGCTAAAGGACAAAGCCGTGGGCGGTCAGGTTTCACTCTCCGACGCCGTCAAATCGTTTGAGCGTGAAATCATCCAGTCCGCGCTTCAAAAAACCAATTACATCCAGACCCGGACCGCCCGTCTTCTGGGAATCACTCGAAGGGTCTTAAAATATAAAATGGACGCGCTGGGAATCACCCCGCCCGGTCATACCCTGCATTCTTCAGCCAAGATCCCTTCCCGTCGTGAACGAACGGGGTAA
- a CDS encoding Stp1/IreP family PP2C-type Ser/Thr phosphatase, with protein MQIKAFGQSDVGRVRSSNEDAWAVFTDLRFFVVADGMGGHAAGEIASHMAVDTMHDFIKMSLQSSEVTWPADTDRNLPIPIRRLVAAGKLANEKIFQASRSNPKLNGMGTTMVAILIDQDTAHVAHVGDSRAYLFRNGRIDRLTEDHSLINDYIQQGLLKIEEANQHPLKHVITRALGSAVKVEVDIKSVPLREGDALLLCSDGLSNLLTDDELITISRDSLKEPRTVCQRLIDTANEKGGEDNVTVVFISSQAGDPLQPNL; from the coding sequence ATGCAGATCAAAGCTTTCGGCCAATCCGACGTGGGACGCGTACGGTCATCCAACGAAGATGCCTGGGCCGTTTTTACGGACCTCCGGTTCTTCGTCGTGGCCGACGGCATGGGCGGCCATGCCGCGGGCGAGATCGCCAGTCATATGGCGGTGGACACCATGCACGATTTCATCAAGATGAGCCTCCAATCCTCCGAGGTGACCTGGCCGGCCGACACGGACCGGAATCTTCCCATCCCGATCCGACGCCTGGTCGCGGCCGGGAAATTGGCCAACGAGAAGATCTTCCAGGCCAGTCGATCCAATCCAAAACTGAACGGGATGGGCACGACCATGGTCGCGATTCTGATCGACCAGGACACCGCGCACGTCGCGCACGTCGGCGACAGCCGGGCTTATCTCTTCCGAAACGGCCGGATCGATCGACTGACGGAGGATCATTCGCTGATCAACGATTACATCCAGCAAGGGTTGCTCAAAATCGAGGAGGCCAATCAGCATCCCCTCAAGCACGTGATCACGCGGGCGCTCGGCAGCGCCGTGAAGGTCGAGGTGGATATCAAATCCGTTCCGCTCAGGGAAGGCGACGCCCTCCTCCTCTGTTCGGACGGCCTGAGCAACCTTTTGACCGACGATGAGCTGATCACCATCAGTCGGGACAGCCTCAAAGAACCCCGGACCGTCTGCCAACGTTTAATCGATACGGCCAACGAGAAGGGCGGCGAGGATAACGTTACCGTCGTATTTATTTCCAGCCAAGCCGGGGACCCCCTTCAACCCAATCTCTGA
- the dinB gene encoding DNA polymerase IV: MTPTILHIDMDAFFASVEQRVHPALRGQAIAVCGAGARTVVLTASYEAREYGVKTGMTVPEARALCPGLIVVPGDHERYTDVSRRLLAIYQDYTPLVEVFSVDEAFLDITGSLTLFGGGEAIASAIKQRIRREMQLTASVGIAPNKILAKLGSGLKKPDGLVRIEAQDVPVLLEDLPVKELCGIGPALDRALAEMDIRTCGQLGRTPVERLIGRFGTIGRTLKALGMGRDDRPVFPAGEDPEPKSIGHSMTLARDLRRREEIEHTLIELSERVGRRARRNRYRGNIVTLTLRYSDFQTFSRRRRLRAFLNDGSEIYLASRRILETVRLERAVRLVGVGLAGLIPDAGQLPLFETEQRRRRLLAAMDGINDRYGQWTARWGTLITGPSRRTVISPAWRPRGVREYP; the protein is encoded by the coding sequence GTGACCCCTACAATTCTTCATATCGACATGGACGCTTTTTTCGCCTCGGTCGAACAACGGGTCCATCCCGCCCTCCGGGGCCAAGCGATCGCGGTCTGCGGCGCCGGCGCCCGCACCGTCGTGCTGACGGCTTCGTATGAGGCGCGAGAATACGGCGTCAAGACCGGCATGACGGTTCCGGAGGCGAGGGCGCTCTGTCCGGGTCTGATCGTGGTGCCGGGGGATCATGAACGCTATACCGATGTCAGCCGGAGACTCCTGGCGATCTATCAGGACTATACCCCGCTCGTGGAGGTCTTCTCCGTGGACGAGGCCTTTTTGGACATCACCGGTTCCTTAACCCTTTTTGGAGGCGGCGAGGCCATCGCGTCGGCCATCAAACAGCGGATCCGACGGGAAATGCAGCTCACGGCCTCGGTGGGAATCGCGCCCAACAAAATCCTGGCCAAGCTGGGAAGCGGCCTGAAAAAACCGGACGGGTTGGTCCGGATTGAAGCGCAGGACGTGCCGGTACTGCTCGAAGACCTCCCCGTGAAGGAGCTGTGCGGAATCGGTCCCGCTCTGGATCGGGCCCTGGCCGAGATGGACATCCGGACCTGCGGCCAGCTGGGGAGGACGCCTGTGGAACGGCTGATCGGCCGCTTCGGGACCATCGGCCGTACCCTGAAGGCCCTGGGAATGGGCCGGGACGACCGCCCGGTCTTTCCGGCCGGGGAGGACCCGGAACCCAAATCGATCGGCCATAGTATGACGCTGGCGCGCGACCTTCGACGCCGGGAGGAGATCGAACATACGCTGATCGAGCTGTCCGAGAGAGTCGGACGGCGCGCGCGACGGAACCGGTACCGGGGAAACATTGTGACGCTGACGCTTCGATACTCCGACTTTCAAACGTTCAGCCGCCGGCGCCGGCTTCGGGCGTTTCTGAACGACGGGTCGGAGATTTATCTGGCGTCGCGCCGGATCCTGGAAACCGTCCGGCTGGAGCGGGCGGTCCGCCTGGTCGGCGTGGGCCTGGCCGGATTGATCCCGGACGCGGGCCAGCTTCCGCTGTTTGAAACGGAACAGCGCCGCCGTCGGCTGCTCGCCGCGATGGACGGGATCAACGACCGCTACGGCCAATGGACGGCCCGTTGGGGCACGCTGATCACGGGCCCGTCCCGCCGGACCGTGATTTCTCCCGCTTGGAGACCGAGGGGCGTCCGGGAATATCCATGA
- a CDS encoding putative DNA modification/repair radical SAM protein: MDILQKLAILGEGAAREHELSAGQSAPACFTPQSGTRPDDRYLRHRNPVLKGAARHLPGGIHVSPVGGGKTVRLLKVLQTNICEFDCFYCEHRAGRDVPRTYVSPEELARTFMMLHRKRFVDGLFLSSGITRKVDTMQERMIQTAEILRTRHQFKGYIHLKILPGASQAAVEQTFRIASRVSLNLEAPTPQHLSRLSARKNFLDDMLTRMVWVKRLKQQYPDRIPAGQITQFVVGAAGETDLDLLAATGRLYGEIGLRRAYFSAFSPVPDTPLDHLSPAPLQRQHRLYQADWLLRFYGFSVPELIFDDRGHLPTAVDPKTAWALGHPEFFPLEVLRSDYEKLLRVPGIGPISAKRIAELRRSAVLTDPRQLTRLGVVMKRAAPYLLLHGRPLTPASSRIKPVQLDLWSPEPI, from the coding sequence ATGGACATCCTTCAGAAACTCGCGATCCTGGGCGAAGGCGCGGCGCGGGAGCATGAGCTTTCGGCCGGACAATCCGCCCCCGCGTGCTTTACCCCGCAATCCGGCACAAGGCCGGACGACCGCTATCTGCGGCACCGGAATCCCGTCCTCAAGGGCGCCGCCCGCCATCTCCCCGGCGGAATTCATGTCAGTCCGGTCGGGGGCGGAAAGACCGTCCGCCTGCTCAAGGTCCTCCAGACCAACATCTGCGAATTCGACTGCTTCTACTGCGAGCACCGGGCGGGTCGCGACGTGCCGCGCACCTACGTATCCCCGGAGGAGCTGGCCCGGACTTTCATGATGCTTCACCGGAAACGGTTCGTGGACGGGCTGTTTCTCTCCTCCGGAATCACCCGGAAGGTCGACACGATGCAGGAGCGGATGATCCAGACGGCCGAAATCTTAAGAACGCGGCATCAGTTCAAAGGATACATCCATTTAAAAATACTGCCCGGGGCCAGCCAAGCCGCGGTGGAACAGACGTTTCGCATCGCCAGCCGTGTCTCCCTCAATCTTGAGGCCCCGACCCCGCAGCATCTCTCGCGGCTCTCGGCCCGGAAGAATTTCCTGGACGATATGCTCACCCGGATGGTCTGGGTCAAGCGCCTCAAGCAGCAATATCCCGACCGGATCCCGGCGGGCCAGATCACCCAGTTCGTGGTGGGCGCGGCGGGCGAGACCGATCTGGACCTCCTCGCTGCCACCGGGCGGCTTTACGGCGAGATCGGCCTGCGTCGGGCTTATTTCAGCGCCTTCAGCCCGGTCCCGGACACCCCGCTCGATCACCTTTCGCCGGCCCCTCTTCAGAGACAACACCGGCTGTACCAGGCCGACTGGCTGCTGCGTTTCTACGGTTTTTCGGTCCCGGAGCTGATCTTCGACGATCGGGGCCATCTGCCGACGGCCGTCGATCCGAAAACGGCCTGGGCCCTCGGCCATCCCGAGTTCTTCCCGCTGGAGGTCCTCCGGTCCGATTACGAAAAGCTGCTGCGCGTGCCGGGCATCGGTCCGATCTCGGCCAAGCGGATTGCGGAGCTGCGCCGGTCGGCGGTCCTCACCGATCCCCGGCAGTTGACCCGGCTGGGCGTCGTGATGAAACGCGCCGCGCCGTACCTGCTTCTTCACGGCCGGCCGCTGACGCCGGCGTCGTCCCGGATCAAGCCCGTTCAGCTCGACCTCTGGTCGCCGGAGCCGATTTGA